A section of the Enterococcus montenegrensis genome encodes:
- a CDS encoding HAD family hydrolase, which translates to MTLGIIFDMDGVLIDSESFYFQRRMDFFAEKNLSPGSKNKLDFVGLTEVGIWQVLVPAKENRALLKKEYQDYRQTHPIDFTKALRGDVKSVLTYLKAKKIKIALASSSPENEIYTMLAQNNLTSFFDFVISGESLSKSKPHPEIYQLAEAALKCDRCIAVEDSPVGIASAKAAQLYTLALKQDFPIDQRQADIVIDHLSDIIKVVENCLVY; encoded by the coding sequence ATGACTTTAGGTATAATTTTTGATATGGACGGTGTTTTAATTGATTCTGAAAGCTTTTACTTTCAGCGGCGGATGGATTTCTTTGCTGAAAAAAATTTGAGTCCAGGCTCAAAAAACAAATTGGATTTTGTCGGCTTGACTGAAGTGGGTATTTGGCAAGTTTTAGTCCCAGCAAAAGAAAACCGTGCATTATTAAAAAAAGAGTATCAAGATTATCGGCAAACACATCCAATTGATTTTACCAAGGCCTTGCGAGGGGATGTTAAGAGTGTATTGACTTATTTGAAGGCTAAAAAAATAAAGATAGCACTTGCTTCTTCATCGCCTGAAAACGAAATTTATACGATGCTTGCTCAAAATAATTTAACATCTTTCTTTGATTTTGTTATTTCCGGCGAAAGTTTATCAAAAAGTAAACCACATCCAGAAATTTATCAATTGGCTGAAGCGGCGCTAAAGTGTGATCGCTGCATTGCAGTAGAAGATTCACCAGTCGGGATTGCTTCTGCGAAAGCTGCACAGCTGTATACATTGGCACTAAAACAAGATTTTCCAATTGATCAACGACAAGCGGATATAGTTATTGATCATTTGTCTGATATTATAAAAGTGGTAGAGAATTGTCTTGTATATTAA
- a CDS encoding sigma 54-interacting transcriptional regulator — protein MNEKVEKYLIDLTRDYDKHHRGDFSASAISEHIGLNRSTTSSYLNQGLKEGVVVKVKSYPVAFLHVATLAELGIIVKGAEYESWEDLFTLEKQNALELVIGAKGSLKEAIDQVKTAVLYPNNGLPILLSGSSGSGKTFLAEKIHEYAVTEKVIQKDSPFIAYNCAQYFNNPELLSSALFGHIKGAFTGAEKDHIGLIEKADNGILFLDEVHRLSDEGQEKLFTFMDTGEFSPMGDNALKRKAKVRLIFATTENVYQTFLPTFIRRLPVIVSLPNYEQRPQSERMQLIDTFFVNEANILKKRIDVSYQLVDFLLNSDLEGNVGKIKNIVKYICGSAYAKNQNNPAIRVRLKDLPQENALRLKEQLKKTIKALPDRQYLPHTKNQVFLESTEAKQIRQLFEKMVQLYQKVDEQELAIKDFIATMVNRVNNLMDEFMFKDNYAKEESFYSVLTYQIRETFDWMHDNYGFDQDGNRVIALAQYLYRKNNTDTIAENHEWHTIKPKLLRLISSSMDTSYWYAKKALGHISRQLDQDFKDEDLIFISFYFHGLQITPREKEIKSIILAHGYSTASSLANVGNRMLQQNIFHAYDMPINITLDKVEEQVIRFINDYHTDAGLILLVDMGSLNQLGERLEDKIRGPLLIIDYVCTPLVLEIGHLIQNQLSISEISQRVDIENKVQKQLILPKQEKKQAILTCCYTGMGSAIQIQEILEHCLKDYCDELAIIPYDYHKLEKNKLYEDPFQMYEVLMIVGTEDPKIQQIPYIGLDHLINGEDIEKFVTILQDYFDISDKALKEQLMFSFSINKIVENLTILDATKLLRLVQSAVSQAEVNLAITLSNSKLFLLYLHCCCMIERILRKESVDQQEDIAEYLAQAGMEMEQIHRAFRNVENEYTIQISDLELRLIHEIING, from the coding sequence ATGAATGAAAAAGTAGAAAAATATTTAATTGACTTAACGCGAGATTACGACAAGCATCATCGTGGGGATTTTTCTGCCTCAGCCATTAGTGAGCATATCGGGTTAAACCGTAGCACGACCAGTTCTTACTTAAATCAAGGGTTAAAAGAAGGCGTAGTTGTCAAAGTTAAGAGCTATCCGGTCGCTTTTTTACACGTTGCAACACTTGCTGAGCTGGGAATTATCGTAAAAGGCGCAGAGTATGAGAGTTGGGAAGATTTATTTACATTGGAAAAACAAAATGCATTAGAGCTAGTAATTGGTGCCAAAGGGAGTCTAAAAGAAGCGATTGATCAAGTGAAAACTGCGGTGCTTTATCCAAATAACGGGTTGCCGATTCTTTTGTCTGGCAGTAGCGGTTCAGGGAAAACATTCTTAGCTGAAAAAATTCACGAATACGCAGTCACAGAGAAGGTCATTCAAAAAGATTCCCCTTTTATCGCCTATAACTGTGCTCAATATTTCAATAATCCAGAATTGTTATCCTCTGCTTTGTTTGGTCATATTAAGGGGGCTTTTACCGGAGCTGAAAAAGATCATATCGGTTTAATTGAAAAGGCAGATAACGGTATTTTATTTTTGGATGAAGTGCATCGACTGTCAGATGAAGGGCAAGAAAAATTATTTACCTTCATGGATACCGGTGAATTTTCACCTATGGGGGATAATGCCCTTAAACGCAAGGCAAAGGTACGGCTAATTTTTGCCACAACAGAAAATGTCTATCAGACTTTTTTGCCAACTTTTATTCGGCGTCTGCCGGTAATTGTTAGTTTGCCCAATTATGAACAGCGCCCGCAGTCAGAAAGAATGCAGCTAATTGATACTTTTTTTGTGAATGAGGCTAATATTTTAAAAAAGCGAATTGATGTTAGCTATCAACTAGTAGACTTTTTGTTAAATAGTGACTTAGAAGGCAATGTGGGTAAAATCAAAAATATTGTTAAATACATTTGTGGCAGCGCCTATGCAAAAAATCAAAACAACCCTGCAATAAGAGTGCGCTTAAAAGATTTACCTCAAGAGAATGCGCTACGTTTAAAAGAGCAGTTGAAAAAGACGATTAAAGCTTTACCAGATCGCCAATATTTGCCCCATACGAAAAATCAGGTTTTTTTAGAGTCTACTGAAGCAAAGCAGATCCGACAATTATTTGAAAAAATGGTTCAACTTTACCAAAAAGTCGATGAACAAGAGTTAGCCATCAAGGATTTTATTGCAACGATGGTAAATCGTGTCAATAACTTAATGGATGAATTTATGTTTAAAGATAATTATGCTAAAGAAGAGTCTTTTTATTCCGTTTTGACCTATCAAATTCGAGAAACCTTTGATTGGATGCACGATAATTATGGATTTGATCAAGATGGTAATCGGGTTATCGCACTCGCACAATACCTTTATCGCAAAAATAATACCGATACGATTGCAGAAAATCACGAATGGCATACGATAAAACCAAAGCTATTGCGTTTAATCTCCAGTTCAATGGATACTTCTTATTGGTATGCAAAGAAAGCTTTAGGTCATATTTCCCGTCAATTGGACCAGGATTTTAAAGACGAGGATTTAATCTTTATTTCTTTTTACTTTCACGGTTTGCAAATAACGCCCCGTGAAAAAGAAATCAAAAGTATTATTCTAGCCCATGGTTATTCCACTGCCAGTAGTCTAGCTAATGTCGGCAATCGCATGTTACAACAAAATATTTTTCATGCTTATGATATGCCGATAAATATCACACTAGACAAAGTCGAAGAACAAGTCATTCGCTTTATTAACGATTACCATACAGACGCTGGTTTAATTTTATTAGTGGACATGGGTTCGTTAAATCAATTAGGTGAGCGCTTAGAAGATAAAATTCGCGGACCATTATTGATTATTGACTATGTTTGCACCCCGTTAGTTTTAGAAATCGGTCATTTAATTCAAAATCAATTATCTATTTCAGAAATCAGTCAACGAGTTGATATTGAAAATAAAGTTCAAAAGCAATTGATTTTGCCAAAGCAAGAGAAAAAACAAGCTATTTTAACTTGTTGCTATACTGGAATGGGCTCTGCCATTCAAATTCAAGAAATTTTAGAACATTGTCTAAAAGACTACTGCGACGAGTTAGCCATCATACCTTATGATTATCACAAGTTAGAAAAAAATAAACTGTATGAAGATCCTTTTCAAATGTATGAAGTGTTAATGATTGTTGGTACAGAAGATCCCAAAATTCAGCAGATTCCTTATATCGGCTTAGATCACTTAATTAATGGGGAAGATATAGAGAAATTTGTTACAATTTTACAAGATTATTTTGATATTAGTGACAAAGCATTAAAGGAACAGCTAATGTTTAGCTTTTCCATTAACAAAATCGTTGAGAATTTAACGATTCTAGATGCGACAAAACTTTTACGTCTGGTGCAAAGTGCAGTATCACAAGCAGAGGTTAATTTAGCCATTACGCTTTCAAATAGTAAATTATTTTTATTGTATTTGCATTGCTGTTGTATGATTGAACGAATTTTACGTAAAGAAAGTGTTGATCAACAAGAAGATATTGCTGAATATTTAGCACAAGCTGGCATGGAAATGGAACAAATTCATCGAGCATTTCGCAATGTCGAAAATGAATATACTATTCAGATCTCGGATTTAGAGCTGCGTCTAATTCACGAAATAATTAATGGCTAG
- a CDS encoding SIS domain-containing protein — MNSKLSPKEIVKEIVSNKEVTSIVFVGCGASKADLYPGKYFLDQNAQKLRISHFTANEFNYATPSSVDEHTVVISASLGGTTPETVKANAVAKEKGATVISLTRSVDSPLTKDADYVIYHRFAENYAAKLEKTGYCLLLAVELLNQIEGYADYDKMMDGFSKIYDLSQESAEGARLQAKQFAQRFKDEKVIYVMSSGATHEVAYSTSICLMMEMQWINSGTFHAGEFFHGPFEITDKGVPFILLMNDGRTRPIDARALTFLDRFDAKTEVVDALDWGLSAHISKEVLDYFNPFVITAVFRVYAEELAEARQHPLTKRRYMWKLEY, encoded by the coding sequence ATGAATTCAAAATTAAGTCCAAAAGAGATTGTAAAAGAAATCGTTAGTAATAAAGAAGTGACATCCATCGTCTTTGTTGGCTGTGGTGCGTCAAAAGCTGATTTATATCCAGGTAAATACTTTTTAGATCAAAATGCACAAAAATTACGGATTAGTCATTTTACAGCCAACGAATTTAACTATGCGACACCTAGCTCAGTCGACGAGCATACTGTGGTTATTTCAGCTTCATTAGGAGGTACCACTCCTGAAACTGTTAAAGCTAACGCAGTAGCCAAAGAGAAAGGTGCCACAGTTATTAGTTTAACACGTAGCGTAGATTCTCCGCTAACAAAAGATGCAGATTATGTCATTTATCACCGTTTTGCTGAAAATTATGCTGCGAAACTTGAAAAAACCGGCTATTGCTTGTTGTTAGCAGTTGAGTTGTTAAATCAAATTGAAGGTTATGCTGACTACGATAAAATGATGGATGGTTTCAGTAAAATTTACGATTTATCACAAGAGAGCGCTGAAGGAGCACGCTTACAAGCGAAACAATTTGCCCAACGCTTCAAAGACGAAAAAGTTATCTATGTTATGAGTTCAGGGGCAACTCACGAAGTAGCCTATTCGACTTCAATTTGTTTAATGATGGAAATGCAATGGATCAACTCCGGTACTTTCCATGCAGGTGAATTCTTCCATGGGCCATTTGAAATTACCGATAAAGGTGTGCCATTTATCTTACTGATGAACGATGGCCGTACACGTCCAATTGACGCGCGAGCATTAACCTTCTTAGATCGTTTCGATGCGAAAACAGAAGTTGTGGATGCACTAGACTGGGGTCTATCGGCTCATATTTCAAAAGAAGTCTTAGATTACTTCAATCCATTTGTCATTACGGCCGTCTTCCGTGTTTATGCTGAAGAATTGGCGGAAGCGCGTCAACATCCATTAACAAAACGTCGTTATATGTGGAAACTTGAGTACTAA
- a CDS encoding PTS system mannose/fructose/sorbose family transporter subunit IID, which translates to MTKKDPNSWKYWQFFWRSWAIQASWNYERQMNMGFMYGIAPIIDKIYDKPEDASKKMEAYERHMAYYNCTPQTSAFVLGLAASMEEQYAQDQENFNPEAIGALKTSLMGPLSGIGDSFFQGTVRVLAFGFGINLAQQGSILGPILAMIISFVPSSLVTYYGGKIGYNTGNKYLAKLYQEGLMDKVMYVCTIVGLMVIGAMIASMIGITTPLKFGKAFVLQDVLDNIMPQLIPLGLTFFMYWLLQKKVKTGVMLVICIVGGILLSVCGIFS; encoded by the coding sequence ATGACTAAAAAAGATCCAAACAGTTGGAAATATTGGCAATTCTTCTGGCGCTCGTGGGCGATTCAAGCTTCATGGAATTACGAGCGACAAATGAATATGGGGTTTATGTATGGAATTGCACCGATCATCGACAAAATTTACGACAAACCAGAAGACGCTTCAAAAAAGATGGAAGCTTACGAACGTCACATGGCGTATTACAATTGTACACCGCAGACTAGTGCATTTGTACTGGGTTTAGCCGCTTCAATGGAAGAACAATATGCACAAGACCAAGAAAACTTTAATCCAGAAGCAATTGGGGCTTTAAAGACTTCTTTAATGGGACCACTATCAGGGATTGGCGATTCTTTTTTCCAAGGAACTGTCCGGGTTTTAGCTTTTGGTTTTGGGATTAATTTAGCGCAACAAGGAAGTATTTTGGGACCAATTTTAGCGATGATTATCTCATTTGTCCCTTCGTCTTTAGTAACTTATTACGGTGGTAAGATTGGATATAACACAGGGAATAAATATTTAGCTAAACTTTATCAAGAAGGTTTAATGGATAAGGTAATGTATGTTTGTACGATTGTAGGTTTGATGGTAATCGGGGCAATGATTGCAAGCATGATCGGTATTACAACACCTTTAAAATTTGGCAAAGCATTTGTTTTACAAGATGTTTTAGATAATATTATGCCACAATTAATTCCTTTGGGTCTGACATTTTTTATGTACTGGTTACTACAAAAGAAAGTTAAAACCGGCGTAATGTTGGTCATTTGTATTGTTGGCGGGATTTTATTAAGTGTATGCGGCATTTTTAGTTAA
- a CDS encoding PTS mannose/fructose/sorbose/N-acetylgalactosamine transporter subunit IIC, which translates to MLFQSIALGLIGIFCILDSRLLGRLNFERPLIVSTLVGLVLGDLEKGLMVGASLELMSLGLVNIGAAAPPDMNMASIIATAFAILSGSNAETALTIAIPISVLGQMLGILMRTVLSNLTHRADTLIAEGKFAGARRIHIVYGSVLYSLMYFIPIFLAIYFGTDLVKSIVDSIPAWLTNGLTLASKILPAYGFALLLQTMLTKKMIPFLLLGFLITAYSGLSITGVAAFACIVAFVMAQVNFGSSNGGNAAQSEPDPLDDL; encoded by the coding sequence ATGTTGTTTCAATCGATTGCCCTGGGTCTAATCGGAATATTTTGTATTCTGGACTCCAGATTGTTAGGAAGACTGAACTTTGAACGGCCTTTGATTGTGAGTACGCTGGTTGGTTTGGTATTAGGAGATTTGGAAAAAGGTTTGATGGTTGGGGCATCGTTGGAATTGATGTCTTTGGGGTTGGTAAATATTGGGGCAGCTGCACCGCCGGATATGAATATGGCTTCTATTATTGCAACGGCTTTTGCAATTTTATCTGGTTCAAATGCGGAAACAGCGTTAACCATTGCAATTCCAATTTCTGTATTAGGTCAAATGTTAGGGATTTTAATGCGAACGGTCTTATCAAATTTAACACACCGTGCAGATACGTTAATTGCTGAAGGTAAGTTTGCTGGTGCAAGAAGGATTCATATTGTTTATGGCTCGGTTTTGTATTCCTTAATGTATTTTATTCCGATTTTTCTAGCTATTTATTTTGGTACCGATTTGGTCAAAAGTATTGTTGACAGCATTCCTGCTTGGTTAACAAATGGTTTGACTTTAGCAAGTAAGATTTTACCGGCTTATGGTTTTGCTTTGCTTTTACAAACAATGTTAACAAAGAAAATGATACCGTTTTTATTGCTGGGTTTTTTAATAACTGCATATTCTGGCCTAAGTATCACAGGGGTTGCAGCATTTGCCTGCATTGTAGCGTTTGTGATGGCCCAAGTTAATTTTGGTAGCAGTAATGGTGGTAATGCTGCGCAAAGTGAACCTGATCCTTTAGACGATTTATAG
- a CDS encoding PTS sugar transporter subunit IIB: MIKLVRIDHRLLHGQVVFSWSKSLQINRIIVVNDEAANDEFKKMSLELSKPQGIKLNIFTVANTLAKMPKVETLKENIMLIFGNTKDVRKFCEGYQKIEAINYGGIIKKEGAKQFSNAIFLTESEIEDAKALKAMGITQFMQQVPTSKKEDLNTMI; encoded by the coding sequence ATGATCAAACTTGTACGCATTGATCACAGATTGTTACACGGACAAGTAGTGTTTTCTTGGAGTAAGTCTTTACAAATAAATCGCATTATCGTGGTAAACGACGAAGCGGCCAATGATGAATTTAAAAAGATGTCCTTAGAATTGTCCAAACCCCAAGGAATTAAATTGAATATTTTCACAGTGGCCAACACTTTAGCAAAAATGCCAAAAGTTGAAACGCTAAAAGAAAATATCATGTTGATTTTCGGGAATACTAAAGATGTCCGCAAGTTTTGTGAAGGCTATCAGAAAATTGAGGCCATCAATTATGGCGGCATTATTAAAAAAGAAGGGGCTAAGCAATTTAGCAACGCTATTTTCTTAACAGAAAGTGAAATTGAAGATGCCAAAGCGCTAAAAGCAATGGGGATTACACAGTTTATGCAGCAGGTACCAACCTCTAAAAAAGAGGATTTAAATACAATGATTTAA
- a CDS encoding PTS sugar transporter subunit IIA, translated as MNTIILASHGELSQGLKQTAEMILGPANNIYALSAYRDEDEPIEGQMQQLVTKLGTKNLFILTDILGGSVNNEMLPLLKDNPEIHLITGMNLPLVISIATQAGKISSNDLQRIIIESQNSLIDCSRLLQTSEKGGDDL; from the coding sequence ATGAATACTATCATTCTAGCAAGCCACGGAGAATTATCACAAGGCTTAAAGCAAACCGCTGAAATGATTCTAGGTCCAGCAAATAATATTTACGCACTATCGGCTTATCGCGATGAAGATGAACCAATCGAAGGACAAATGCAGCAATTAGTTACAAAACTGGGGACGAAAAATTTATTTATCTTAACAGATATTTTAGGGGGGAGTGTTAATAACGAAATGTTACCCCTTTTAAAAGACAACCCCGAAATACATCTTATTACCGGAATGAATTTACCCCTTGTGATTTCCATCGCAACACAGGCTGGGAAAATTAGTTCAAATGATTTACAAAGGATTATCATAGAAAGCCAAAATTCACTAATTGATTGTAGTCGTCTATTACAAACATCAGAAAAAGGAGGTGATGATCTATGA
- a CDS encoding glucosaminidase domain-containing protein: MLVNLQKAITGLVKEEAQKPTPTPKPDPKPETKPNPKPKPQPNKPATNKPNQSNTNQNQSKPSTTDATTPKQPVQGPSKDGTASAPLDDNLVVDSLTDSNLNGFELPLLNSLKDKKQGAIIAAALKTLNKPFAKDGKAPSAFNNLSLPNYLYNEIFGITLGKNYEEMVKDKKQISLEKAQPGDLLFWQDKEVNKVAIYLGQGKYIMATDENHEALKEQNKLKEAAALEKKETTSDATKDTEQIKDKEELPGVQIFTIQGYEVNDAGIVKIADKTDADSKEENDIALLSEKYGVIKNPSFAVSMPENLVLTQQGEKTLDNYAATVDFKANPITQRFIDAIADDARELGLKYDVFASVMIAQAILESGSGGSGLSRAPYYNLFGIKGSHGGSSVAMKTMEDKGNGELYQITANFRSYPSYKESLADYVELIRGGISGNDGFYQGAWRSEAGNYLQATDHLMGKYATDTQYSNKLNSIIAAYHLTQYDEPETPVGTKTGMIIQSRQNIPTYYRNKMIFPDFDGRNYNTSGSYPVGQCTWYVYNRITQLGGRVDNFMGNGGEWGQKGARLGYKTTGTPKVGYAVSFHPGVAGSSSVYGHVAFVEAVGPDGILVSEGNVVGPTTVSYRIIPNSIARSNNVTYVAPK, encoded by the coding sequence ATGTTGGTTAATTTACAAAAGGCAATTACTGGGTTAGTCAAAGAGGAGGCGCAAAAACCTACGCCTACGCCAAAACCAGATCCTAAGCCAGAAACAAAGCCTAATCCTAAACCAAAGCCACAGCCGAATAAGCCTGCGACCAATAAACCAAATCAAAGCAATACAAACCAAAACCAATCCAAACCAAGCACAACAGATGCAACAACCCCCAAACAACCTGTTCAAGGTCCAAGTAAAGATGGCACAGCATCTGCACCATTGGATGATAATTTGGTTGTCGACAGTTTAACTGATTCAAATTTAAATGGTTTTGAATTGCCGTTGTTAAATAGTTTAAAGGATAAAAAGCAAGGTGCTATAATCGCAGCTGCTTTGAAGACTCTGAATAAACCTTTTGCAAAAGATGGTAAAGCGCCGTCTGCCTTTAATAATTTAAGTTTACCAAATTACCTTTATAACGAAATTTTTGGCATAACTCTTGGTAAAAATTATGAGGAAATGGTAAAAGATAAAAAGCAAATTTCATTGGAAAAAGCGCAACCTGGTGATCTTCTTTTCTGGCAAGATAAAGAAGTTAACAAAGTTGCCATTTACCTTGGTCAGGGTAAATATATAATGGCCACTGATGAAAATCACGAGGCTTTAAAAGAACAAAATAAACTAAAAGAAGCAGCAGCATTAGAGAAAAAAGAAACTACTAGTGACGCTACTAAAGATACAGAACAAATAAAAGATAAAGAAGAATTGCCAGGTGTCCAAATTTTCACCATTCAAGGTTATGAAGTTAATGACGCCGGAATTGTAAAAATTGCTGATAAAACAGATGCAGACAGTAAAGAAGAAAATGATATAGCGCTATTAAGCGAAAAATATGGCGTTATAAAAAACCCATCTTTTGCAGTTAGCATGCCGGAAAATCTCGTTTTGACACAACAAGGTGAAAAGACATTAGACAATTATGCAGCTACTGTTGATTTTAAAGCCAATCCGATTACACAACGCTTCATCGATGCAATTGCAGATGATGCCAGAGAATTAGGGTTAAAATATGATGTTTTTGCTTCGGTCATGATTGCTCAGGCAATTTTGGAAAGCGGTTCTGGTGGCAGTGGGTTATCAAGAGCACCTTATTACAACTTGTTTGGAATTAAAGGTTCTCACGGCGGTTCTTCTGTCGCTATGAAAACAATGGAAGACAAAGGAAACGGCGAGTTGTATCAAATCACGGCAAACTTTAGAAGTTATCCTAGTTACAAAGAATCATTAGCAGACTATGTTGAACTAATTCGTGGCGGTATTTCTGGAAACGATGGTTTTTATCAAGGCGCATGGCGTTCTGAGGCGGGAAATTATCTCCAAGCAACAGACCATCTAATGGGGAAATATGCAACGGATACGCAATACAGTAATAAATTAAATTCGATTATCGCAGCTTATCATTTAACCCAGTACGATGAACCTGAAACACCTGTTGGAACAAAAACCGGAATGATCATTCAATCACGGCAAAATATTCCAACCTACTATCGTAATAAAATGATTTTCCCTGATTTTGATGGTCGCAACTATAATACTTCTGGTTCTTATCCAGTGGGACAATGTACGTGGTATGTTTACAATCGGATTACCCAATTAGGTGGCCGGGTTGACAACTTTATGGGCAATGGTGGCGAATGGGGTCAAAAAGGTGCTCGTTTAGGCTATAAAACAACTGGAACACCAAAAGTTGGTTATGCCGTAAGTTTCCATCCTGGAGTTGCTGGTTCTAGTTCCGTGTATGGTCATGTGGCTTTTGTTGAAGCTGTTGGACCAGATGGCATTTTGGTCTCAGAAGGAAATGTTGTCGGGCCAACAACTGTTTCATACCGTATTATCCCTAATAGTATTGCCCGCTCTAACAATGTTACGTATGTAGCACCAAAATAA
- a CDS encoding GNAT family N-acetyltransferase, producing the protein MEIRLATFMDLPVIMEIIADGRASLKAQGSPQWQDGYGPDEDQMTKDVANKFCWVAIMEGSIVAVASLVEGIDPVYTAICGRWMTVDRKDYVSIHRVAVSKNFAKKGIAKKFLAALINNAEKKGFKDIRIDTYPENFPMIKTINALGFSYCGQVEFPIPSGLRNAYQLITQ; encoded by the coding sequence ATGGAAATAAGATTAGCAACTTTTATGGACTTACCTGTGATTATGGAAATTATTGCAGATGGACGAGCTTCTTTAAAAGCTCAAGGATCCCCTCAGTGGCAAGATGGCTATGGACCTGATGAAGATCAAATGACAAAAGATGTGGCAAATAAATTCTGTTGGGTTGCCATAATGGAAGGCAGTATCGTGGCAGTTGCAAGTTTAGTCGAAGGAATTGATCCTGTTTATACTGCTATTTGTGGTCGTTGGATGACAGTTGACCGTAAGGATTATGTGTCAATTCATCGCGTAGCGGTTAGTAAAAATTTTGCCAAAAAAGGAATTGCCAAAAAATTTTTAGCTGCTTTAATTAATAATGCCGAAAAAAAGGGGTTTAAAGATATTCGAATTGATACGTATCCAGAAAATTTTCCTATGATCAAGACGATCAATGCGCTTGGATTTAGTTATTGCGGTCAAGTTGAATTTCCCATTCCGTCAGGTCTACGAAACGCATATCAGTTGATAACGCAATAA
- the lepB gene encoding signal peptidase I gives MKKMKISVRDIAIFGGFIAILIIIRIFIFSPVIVDGSSMAPTLYDGDRGFALKIGKLQRFSIVVLNNPDQFSEEEKFIKRIIGLPGEKIEYKNNNLFINDKATSEGFKTGDMVWEMDNFTYRIPKGEYFVLGDNRDHSTDSRNFGSIHRDEIIGAFRLRFYPISSFRLF, from the coding sequence ATGAAGAAGATGAAGATATCTGTTCGTGATATCGCGATTTTTGGTGGTTTTATCGCCATTTTAATAATCATTCGAATATTTATTTTCTCCCCAGTAATTGTTGACGGCTCATCAATGGCACCAACGCTTTACGATGGTGATCGGGGGTTTGCCTTGAAAATCGGCAAGTTGCAGCGGTTTAGTATCGTTGTATTAAATAATCCAGATCAATTTAGTGAAGAGGAAAAATTCATTAAACGGATCATTGGTTTGCCAGGAGAAAAAATCGAATACAAAAACAATAACCTTTTTATTAATGATAAAGCCACTTCCGAAGGGTTTAAAACCGGTGATATGGTATGGGAGATGGATAATTTTACTTATCGCATTCCTAAGGGTGAATATTTTGTTTTAGGAGATAACCGAGATCACTCGACAGATAGCCGTAATTTTGGTTCCATCCACCGTGATGAAATTATCGGCGCATTTCGTTTGCGCTTTTACCCAATTAGTTCGTTTCGTTTATTTTAA